One window from the genome of Gadus macrocephalus chromosome 7, ASM3116895v1 encodes:
- the LOC132461570 gene encoding GDNF family receptor alpha-4-like gives MSTGIRRRMMILGLFQIFFTCGSALAPAPLDCGVAEQGCLQQEPCAVLYRLLEYCVAEEAVAPLGADARWECLEAQHALQQYRPLQACKCQRGSRREEHCLKVYWTVRFSAYEEYEVSPYEELELNLVRNVEMSHMASIMSASSHAVDGQNQCLKAAQDCGLFEKCGSLRSEYVVACTKRATGSDSGCNRQKCHRALRRFLERVPDEYSFALLFCPCSDPLCGERRRKTIVPSCSFEESARNGEERAEKPNCLSLQTYCYKDQLCRSRFADFQRNCQPSSLSPSGCGQESRARCLQAYKGLIGTIMTPNYISNSSTEVSQWCTCEASGNEWQDCQQILNMFSSNTCLRNAISSMGVEVGGGGSPVDSMPPPASQPPPPPPVIQEQPRVSVQTLQDFTRFESSEDKQKEEEEESQDLNIIPPFSEKDPGMESGARGSHRGAASTPGPLLPLLLWLALWSLSLSPQ, from the exons GCAGTGCGCTGGCGCCCGCCCCCCTGGACTGCGGCGTGGCGGAGCAGGGCTGCCTGCAGCAGGAGCCCTGCGCCGTGCTCTACCGCCTGCTGGAGTACTGCGTGGCCGAGGAGGCCGTGGCGCCGCTGGGGGCCGACGCCCGCTGGGAGTGCCTGGAGGCCCAGCACGCGCTGCAGCAGTaccgccccctgcaggcctgCAAGTGCCAGCGGGGCTCGCGGCGGGAGGAGCACTGCCTCAAGGTGTACTGGACGGTGCGCTTctcag CCTACGAGGAGTATGAGGTCTCTCCTTacgaggagttggagctgaacCTTGTGAGGAACGTAGAGATGTCCCACATGGCCTCCATCATGTCAG CCTCGTCCCACGCGGTAGACGGACAGAACCAGTGTCTTAAGGCGGCGCAGGACTGCGGCCTGTTCGAGAAGTGCGGCTCCCTGCGCTCCGAGTACGTGGTGGCGTGCACCAAGCGCGCCACGGGCTCCGACAGCGGCTGCAACCGGCAGAAGTGCCACCGGGCGCTGCGGCGCTTCCTGGAGCGCGTGCCCGACGAGTACAGCTTCGCCCTGCTCTTCTGCCCCTGCTCCGACCCGCTGTGCGGGGAGCGGCGCCGCAAGACCATCGTCCCCTCGTGCTCCTTCGAGGAGAGCGCCCGGAACGGGGAGGAGAGGGCGGAGAAGCCCAACTGCCTCAGCCTGCAGACGTACTGCTACAAGGACCAGCTGTGCAG ATCCCGCTTTGCAGATTTCCAGCGCAACTGCcagccctcttctctctctccgtcgggCTGCGGGCAGGAGAGCCGAGCCAGGTGTCTGCAGGCATACAAGGGACTCATAG gtACCATTATGACCCCTAACTACATCAGTAACAGCAGCACGGAGGTGTCCCAGTGGTGCACGTGTGAGGCCAGCGGCAATGAGTGGCAGGACTGCCAGCAGATCCTCAACATGTTCAGCAGCAACACCTGCCTCC GAAACGCCATCAGTTCCATGGGAGTGGAGGTTGGCGGCGGCGGTTCTCCCGTGGACAGCATGCCGCCGCCAGCCtctcaacccccacccccacccccggtcATCCAGGAGCAGCCCCGGGTCAGTGTCCAGACCCTCCAGGACTTCACCAGA TTTGAGAGCAGCGAGGACAaacagaaggaagaggaggaagaaagcCAAGACTTAAACATCATCCCACCATTTTCTGAAAAGGACCCTGGTATGGAATCAGGGGCCCGAGGCAGCCACCGGGGGGCCGCCTCCACACCGGGCCCCCTGCTGCccctgctgctgtggctggccCTCTGGTCCCTCAGCCTGAGCCCACAGTAG